TTTCCAAAATGAGGCTGTGATCCTTACTGTCAGACCCACCTCCCTCTGCTGCATCTCGGAATCTTAGAGTAAAGAAGGAATGGTAGTCTTAATCCTGTAGAAGCTGTGCCAAAAGGATGCCATGATTACAGTGGTGTTTTTGTTATTCCatgtttttgttactttttttgcactttttgtTACTACCAtgtttttctaaagaaaaatgtttgaacAGCTTTCTGgcagttttcctttgcttctaCTTTGTCTGCAGTAAACTGGAGGTTCTGAGCCCAGGGAAGTGTTCAGATTTGTGAGACTTTTCTTCATTAGATGCAGGATGATCAACCATAGGTGAAAAACTTTTGGATGCAGTTGGGTGCCATCAAGGTGAGGTTGAGTTATGACTTCCCAGGCATGTAATTTCAGGAGGCCATACTTGGATTCAAGAGAATGGCATTGCTTTCTACAGCTCCCAATCCTGTTTCCACCAGTAATTTGCTAACTGTTTTGGTGTGAGAAACTCCTTACAGGTGGGCTACTGATTTAGGCCTCTGAATCCATCTCTTGAAGGAAATTAGTATAGTCAACACTGACTACTTTCTTAGAACTTGGATCAAATGAGTCCTTTTGAATAGGTTGCTCAGGgaggtggtagagtcaccatccctaaAGATGTTTTAGATGTTTTATGGGACCTGGCACTGGGTGATGTGGTTTGGATTTagaggtggcagtggcagtgctgggtggatGGCGGGACTTGactttaaaggtcttttccaactttggtgattctatgattctaagtaATCTGTAGTAATAGTCCAGTGAAATttaacttgaaatattttacttcagcTGCAGCTAAAGTAAAAGCAGTTCCAAAACGAATACAAACACTGAGTACTTGAGCTCTGGACATAAGGGTAGCAGACTTCAGGCTCCTCAAGGAATCAGTCAGTAAAGGTAGCCTGGGAAAATGCCTCCACTTGTCTGTCAGTTCTGGTCACATTTTAAACAGCCCTCTAAGGGCACAGAAGGATGCAATTCCCAAATGTCAGAAGTTGAGCAGGTGAGGCAGAAGATGGCTTGGCTGAGCAGGAATCTTCTTTGGGAGGtagaggcaaaaaaaagaaggtgTAGGCCCAGCAGAAGAAAGGTCAGGTGACGTGGGAGGAATACAGGATGCTGCTCACCACTGGAGGGACAAAATTTGAGTAGCCAAAGCTTAACTGGAGTTGAAGATGACCACTACTGAGGGGTACAACAAAAAGAgctttttcaaatatattagTGGCAAAAGGTAGTGTAGAAATAACATCAGCCTGTTACAGGATGAGGACAGTCACTTCACAAATGGACATGGACAAGGCAGGGATgtttaatgctttctttgcctCGACTTTCAACATCAGTAAGGCACTAAGGAGGGCCCACTGCCCGGAGCTGGAGGACCATGGCTATGAGAATGATCAGCTCCCAGATGACCCTGAACTTGTGCAAAATGTCCAGCACTCAGCTGAATAACATATCATGTGATGGGTGGTCAAGTGGCTGATGGGTCAGTTGATCACTCATTACAGTGAAcggggtgacatcagactggggACCTATTACTAGTGAGattccacagggctccatctcAGGGCTggtgctcttcaacatcttcataaattACTTAGGCAAATTGCAGGTCACCAAAGAATGAAGTTTAACAAGGGGAGGTGTCAGATTCTGGACCTCAGATTGGACAGCCCTGGATGTGTatacagactggggaatgaggcTGAAGACCAACACTGCAGGAAGGGACCTGGGGATCCTGGTCAGTGGtaagttgaacatgagccagcagtgccctggaacCAGGAGAggcatccctgtcctggggacatcaggcccagcatggccagctgggcaaagggaggggattgtcctgctctgctctgagctggggcagcctcacctccagtgctgggggcaggtttggggtgcCACAGTATAAGAGAGACATAAAACTGTTGCCCAAAGGAGGGCAATGAAGATAatgaagggtctggaggagAAGCCATCCTCAGCAGTCAGTCAGTTGTTCAGCTTGGCAgtgaggagactgaggggagatcTCATTGTGGTCTTCAGcatcctcatgaggggaagaggaggggcatACAGTGATCTCCTCTCTATGGTGACCAGTGACCGGACCAGAGAAAAGGCCTGAACttgtgtcagaggaggtttaggttggatatcacAAAAATGTTCTTCACCTGGaaggtggctgggcactggaagaggctccccagggaagtggtcagaGCActaagcctgacagagttcaagaagcatttggagaACACCCTCAGGCACATGATGTGACTCTTGGGAGGATCAGGAGTTGGAACTTTGATGATCCTGACTGAGCCTTTCCAATTCAGTATATCCCACAACTGATTCTATGACTTCGACTTCTTTTGTGCCATTAAACAGATACATAGCAACAAGATGACAGTGTCCAAGTGATTAATACTATTTAGTGCCTTTAGGAAAGGAAACTAAAGTATGACTAAAGATCCTGTTCAGACTGGTGGGAACCAGGGGAAATCTCTCAGCCCTGACAGAGCCAGTTCTGAGCTCAGATTGGGCTGTTCAGGACTTCACCCAGTCAGCCCTGAAAGCCCCAAGGGGCAGACCATGTCCTTGCTGCTGGGCTGTCCTCATGGCTTCAGCCTGAGCTTCTTGTGTTTCAGCTTTGCTACTGCCTCACCCTCATACCATGCACTGCTGTAAACAGCCCAGCTGCATCTCCTCTATTCCTCCTGTTGgtgcccccagagctgctgctccccctggCTGAACCAGCCCTGGTTCTTCACCCTGGCTGTAGCCTCTCAGTGATCCTGTTGAATTCAGTCATCTTTGTCAACTTCTTTCCTGTGCTTGTGGCTCCAAAGTGTACACACAACCATGGAGCAGAGGGGAAtaatcacctcccttgacctaCTCCTTGTGCCCCTGTTCTTCCAGCACAGTATGCCACTGAGTGCCTTCTTTACTGCCCATGTCAAACATCAGGACATGTCAAAATAAACTGGTGACAGGGCTtgtaaatacagaattttaacAGAATGCCAGAGGTGGAAACTGCATCTGTTAAACATTTCCCCATTCTTCCCACCTTCAGCAATACcactttcattttataaaatgaaGAGTTATTTTAAGTAGTGGAACATTGCAAAAGACTGAAGAATAAAACTCctagaaaaatgcagatttttcaaTTGATAAGtttgaaaagcatttcagagCCTTACTACAAGACTTTGCACACACAGGTATGTTCCTTCCAATATGTGTTTTTCAATCAAGCCCTTACAGGTAGCTGATTTATTAATGGTTCAGCTGATTCCCTCtaagttaaattaatttttaaaatacttattcTTATGAGGCAGTAAGTAATTATTTCAGATGAGAGATTTACATAAATGTGGCTTCACAGAGAAAGTGTTTCAATGGTgaaaatttctgaagttttagGTAGGGCAGATATGATTTTCATATTAGTTCCAAGGCTTTAAagtgctgtgtttttcctttcagtatttctttctaaatgttATTCAGCCTTTTCTCCCTTAAATTCTGTCTTCCTCATACAAAGTAAAATTACAAAAACACAGTTGTTTGGATactcttttttattcttataaATAGAGTGTTTAGTCAATGTATTTGCCTTAGGATAATTGGAATGTAGGACTGGAGCAGGTCTCAGGAAGTCATCTAGTCTATCCTATACTCTGAAGCACATATATTTAGATCCTTGATCGTGTGTTACCTATTCTCTGATATCTCAGTGTTTTCAAATTCTCCCCATAGCCTGAATTGTATTTTAATAGGCTACAATGAAGCTTTTTCCCTGTTACATTACTGCCTTTCTGTGAATTATATCAATTACCAGTTGTCTTAACAAGGAAAGGAATTAATCATATTTTTGTTATCTCAGCTCATTATGGCTTTGAAGACTGTTCTCATACCCTGTAAAAATTTATATCTTCTGAACTTCATCTCTTATACTTTTTCCTTGGactgttttcttaattttcccATTTATGTTCCACTGAATTCTTTGCAACTAACATACATCTTCCAGCTAAAGCCTTGCAAGCATCATTATCTCCTCTATGCTACCGTAACACAGAAAGACGTTTACTATTTTTAATACAGGGTTGCATTTGGGATTCTTACTCAGTTTGAAGTCCACTGTAGTCTTTGTTCTTCCTCTAATATTCATTAatccttttcattttgtgtgagtgtattttgctttttacttcTGATCTTTAGGACTGCATTTCTCTCTACCATATTCTATTACTCATATAACTTTTACCCTTTAtcaggtttatttatttatcttattcAAGCATTGCTCTGTAGAGTACCTGCAAACCCTTTAGCTCAAAACTGTATTCATTTACTTGTGCTTTCAGGTCCAACTTGTTTACTGAAAATACTGGGCACTGCTTCCCCAAGTAAACATTTGTGAGCTGATGCCTCTTTTTCAGTGATAGTTGTAGTCTGCATTTGGGAGTAGAGTTTCCATCTGCTGCACACATGCTTCATGGCAATTTAATTTAGACCATGGTTTCTCTAGTTTATTTAGCATGACTTTGTGGGACTCTGCTGGAGACTTGCATAGTAAAAATGCAACTTCAATATCAAAATAATATGGTAATGGTTACTGCTCTAGCTTGCATGtaaattaattactttctttcttttgtttcaaacaTTCCTACCCAAAACTTATATTCTTTTGTAAATACTAATAATAGTGagtctggcaaaaaaaaatcacacttccATATGTCTTGAAATGCTGTCAGAGGTCTCATGTAGTCACACCACTACATTGTGCTCTCAATACCTTCTGGTTTGATGTTTCAGGATTTCGAGGGAAGGGTAGGGTAATGTTGACATTTCTGGTTTAGTTCTAATcttgcttcttctttttttctctgttgaagTTGATCTAAAACAATTAAAAGTCCAGCTGATAGGACAAGAGTAGCCCCTGCCATGTAGAAGGCTGCTCTGTAATCTCCAGCCATGTCCACAATCAGACCTGGAGAGAAACAAATGACAGCAGTGTGATTGATGGAAAACAGGCTAATGTAAATTAGCTCAGTAGTGTGAGTATGTCCTCTTACAAAGGTGGTGTGCTGGCTACATACTTTTCTTGCAGATTTCTACATCATGAGCATGTGGAACATCACCCCACTATAGCATTTTTCAATTTGAAACACAACTGGCATctcattgatttttaaatgggaaTTGCTAGTGAAACAATATATTACACAGTTTGAAGCACCTTCCAATCTAAAGTGTGCAGACAGTGCAGGtactggcagaaaaaaaagacagactgTGAAGCTGTGTATATGAGTAGCTCAATGTTCTGTGGTATAGCTGTCAGCAGTTGCTGTAATTTGGGCCATAACTACAGCACAAGTGAGTTTagagcaggaaagcagattCATCTGCTGGAGATAGAGTTGGAGAATTTGTCTAATGCATTGTGGGTTTCTGGTTCGTCATCTTAAAAAGAGTCACAGATGTTAACAAAAAGACCTTGGTTTTCAGGGAGCTTTAAGCCAACCAAAACATGTAATGCCATTGTGTATTATACTGAAAAATCTCCAGTAGTAGCACTGCAGCAGTGTGTCAGCTGCCCTGTGGGTATGACGGGACATTCCTTTGTGGGCTGATGAAGGTTGCTTGCTTGTGGAAAGCTTGTCCATGTTTAGGGTATTCCCTAGCCCACATTCTAAACTAAGATCAGCCCTATATAGGCACAGGAACCATGAATTTGAAGTCTTTTAGATTTTACACTCAGAAGGAAAGGAGAGCTTGAGAGGCACTTAGGCTTCCCTGCTCTTCCATACCTTCTTTGTAGTTTACTAAATATACAAAAAAGGGCCACACTGATTCCCAGATAATCAGTACTAGTGATCAGCCActataaactgtattttattcagATCTTTCCAACACATCTTCGATTCTGTTCTGTCTCAATCCCTTTGCAAATCTTCCTGGTTCttgtattttcaaaagtgaATGAAAATGTTCCAGTATTCAGTCTGATTAATTTGCAACCTATTAGTGATGTCATTACCACAAAAGTAACTTGTAATACATGAACAATGGTCTTTGGATGAGGACTCAGATCTGCATTGTACAAGTCACACTGGTCAATTTTTTTTGCCATATCACTTTTTAAAGTCTCTACAGCTTGCAGTTCATTTGTCTTGCATTTTTCCAAGATGACTATATCTCGTTGCCAGCCCATAAATCCATGTGCTGTCACATTGTCTGCTCTCTCTTCCCACTGTTCTTAAGCACTGCCTTCCCTATTTATTATACTAGTTGGCTCAAATGCTGTCTAAAACCATTAGGCGTTTCTCTGAAAATTTCCTTGAGGTTTGCATAGCCTAATGTTTCAGGTTGTTCAATTTGAACTTCTGTAGAAACCCTCCCAACAATACAAGCATTTCTGCAACATCACTAGTCtcaaatttcagtttcttctctgAAAGCGTGTGTCTGCTGTTTGTCCCAGAGGCACACTTTCTTAGCAAGTTAGTTGGCATTATGTGGGATTCGGGAAGCAGGACCACCATGTGAACCCTGCCTTCATACCTCCCTTCTTGTTGGAAAGGTATCTTTAAAACCACACCGAAGAGAAGGAGTAAGGTATTTTGGACAGGACTTAAACTGACTATTTGGTTTTATGTACTTCTTGGTTCAGCTACCCCTGAGCTAAAAACGGGGGAAATTTGAGTGCAGATCCAGATCTTTTCAGTATGTATTAccatttccctttatttttgtaaactgtaTTTGGCAGTTGTCTTAACTTACCTGCAAGAGGAGGCCCCACAAAACCTCCAGTGCTTCGAATGAGCATGAAAAGCCCTAGAGCACTGTCAAATTCTGGCATGCCTACAACATCTACCAGCACTGTAATGTGAATGGCGACTGTTGTACCAAAGAAGAATCCATAGAAGCCAGTGAATAGTGCCAAGGAAAGGTAATTGTTAGCCAGTGGCAACAGCATCAGGGAAGTACTGATCAGTGTAATCGTCATTGCCAGCAAATGAATGGTTTTGGTAACATGGAGGTTGGCATACCAGCCACACAGCAATCTGCCTCCAAAGTCCACCATAGCCAAAATGGATAGGAGGGATGCAGTCCATGATTCATCTATTCCCAGGCTGTAGCTAAGTGGAACTAAAAATAATGGAGGAACAAAAAAGCTCATAGCAGCTAATATACCAAAAATGGCATAAAGTACAAATTCTGTTCGCCTCACAAGCATCCAGTTGAAGGTTTTGTGCATGATGGGAGATGTATCTTCTTTGTCTCTCCTGGATGCACCATTGCCAGGTGGTGTTTCAGTTTCATAGTGGTTGGCCTCAAGGAGGCAGCTGTTCTCCAGGGGTCGCATCAGTACTCCACAGACACAAATATTAAGTTGGATGCCACCTATGATCAAGAGGGAACCTTCCCATCCATATTGACTAATCAACCACTGGAAAAATGGCCCAAACATGAATGCAAAGGCACATTCTCCAGCACTGGCAATAGCATTGGCCAAAGCCCTTTTCTTGGAGAAATAGTGGCTCACAATGCTAATGGCTGGTGTCCACGAAAAAGAAATACCAAGACCTGAAAAATACCAATACAAATAGCACCGGTTAGACACTATTGAGATATGCTGTGAAGGTGGAAATTAAAGCAGTCAATGCTTCTACATTTGCAGGTCAAAAAGTGTcaggaggaaaacattttttgcctAGAAGAAGCCTGAGCTTAGCTTGAGTAGATATAAGGGTATATTTGTGACATTCTATTCTGTGAGTTGTATATGTTCAAGTGAAAAAGCAGAACATGAAGCATATTGGTTTCACAGCTTTGTCAGTATATGAGAAATCACATGGTTATGGGGTTGAAGCTAGACAGATCTCAGTGTCCATGCTGTCTACTAGGTCAGACCAGCAGATTAAGCTGAGCTGTGTTCAGGGTAGACAGTGAGGCAGGACATGAATGAAGCTGGTTTATTGCCTCTGtttgctcttcattttcttgcttgACTGCTTTGAGCAAATTTAAAACCTGCACTAACTTAGAGTTATTTTGATGGCTCCCTAGACTCTTTGGCAGCCCAGGACTGCCAAAGGGCCCAAATTCCAGACATTTTCTCAGGCATCCAGTGCAGAATTCAGAatggtttattttattccctGCTAGCATTGCTTCCTGTTCCAGGAAAATCTGCTAGCTTCCTGTTCCAGGAAAATTGTTGGAGACAATTTTCTGGCCTGGTTTTTCCTGGAGTAAAGGAAaggattaaaattaaatgaaagcCTTGGACTCTGTTCAAAACATAAGATAACTTGGTAGAAATTATAGAATTTGAGATCTCCATGTCTTTTTACTTCAGCACCCtttatgaagattttttttaactttcacaAAGCTCTTATCTctgagtgaaaaataaaacaattttccaCTTGCATATAATTTGCAGTGTAGATTACCGGCATCTAAATATTTGTCTCCTTTGTCGTTGCAGCCTTCCTGTACAAATTCTTATTTCCAGAGTGGGACAGAAGGGAAATCACTTTTAAAGAGCATTGCTTGTTCTGGCTGCTCATAAAGTCAAAATAGATACCAGATTTTAAAACTCCTACCACTAGCACCCTCAAATAAGTTGCTGGTGGAAGAAAGCCATAAAGCCATAAATTCATACCCTGTAGAAAGCCAGTCGTTACATACATCCAGACCATGCTGAGTCCAAAAAATCCCAGTGCCATTCCTGAAAAAGCCAGAAGTCCTCCAGTGATCACAACGGTCCGATGGGTATATTGTACACACAGTGAACTGGCAACAGGGGCTGGATcagcagaaaaatcagagaaagaaaaacacattagGAACATTAATCTGATCAACATggccaaataaataaaacattttaggaGTACTACCCTTAAAATGCTTAACACAAACAGCCTTAATTCTGCTGGATGGGGTAGGAGGTCAATCAAAATTTGAAAACTGTATCCTTGCTAACAGAGAAATGACTGTCCCTGAGGTACAGATTTGAAAATACAGTCAACATATGTGGACTCTTTTAAAGGGAAAGAGCATTAGAGTGCCTTCCTTGTAGTAGGACAGTTCTACCAATTTTCATATAAGGATACAACTGCCAACAGGACAGAACCCCATGGACTGTTTTAGCAGAAAGTGAAAGTTCAGCCACAGAATCTATAGATTCAGCTATAAAAATTGTACTATTGAGAATGTGTTATTGATGCCGCTGGCATGAAAACTTTCTGGAGAAAACTAACTTTGGTTTTCTAGAATTTTGCAAAAATCAACTcttaatggaattttaaaagtttataaaggacaaaaaattaGAGGTTTTTtggtaataattttaaagaaaattggCAATTCATTTCTAAAATCTTTATTTAGTGGTACAGTTTCTCTAAATAGAGTGCAGGGGCTCTTCAACACAAGGGCAAAGGTGCAGATGTGATGGTACAGCAGCTGGTTTGGCCTCTAGTCACTGTCTGGAAACACCTGAATTGTCAGGGATATTTCTGCTTGATTAAGGATCCGTTTTATTGCCTGGCTGTTTTTTCCATCAGCATTGCAGAGTCGAGGTCAAGGCCATAGGATTTCTTTAAACAGCCACAACCACTAGAGGGTTCCCAAGGACCGCCTGGCATGAACCAGCTCCCTACATCTGTTAAATACCCTTGGAACTGGAGTTAGTGCATAAAACTGAATTCAGTTAGCCAGGACCATCATTCTAAGTTGAAACaagtaggaagaaaattattaagagAGAGCAGCCAGCAAGGAAGGTTTTGTAGTAGTTTGTAGGGGCAAGCTGTAAATTCACCTGTGTTAAGATCAGAATTAAGAGAATTTGGTAGCTAGGATGAGTGAAATTAACCTGACAGAGTATTAGTTATTGCAAAATCTGCAGAATATACATTGTCTGACAGCAGACAGACCTGGCAGGAATTATACAAACCTCAAATGTCTCATCAGCTTTTACAGCAAAAATCTGATAATTTTATATGCATGTAAAAATTATACTGAAATTTGGTCATTATCTTAAGATGTAGTCGATGAGACATGACAAAGTACATTGAGTTGGTGAATCATACAATATgatgaaaaaatgaagagaaaagtAGACACGGGTTGACACCCATGAAAGTTCttgaagacaagaaaaagatctgcagctgaagcagaagTATTACCAAATCTcaaattttaaatactaaatAAGGAGAATAAACAGGTAGAAATTAAACATGGGGtagcaagagaaagaaagaagctaGCCACAGAACTGGAAATGGGTAAAATAGCTTGGCTCCAGAGTCTGAAAGGACAAAGgcaacacacagaaaatgtacAAGCAATAGGAAGGGATGACAACCAGAGTGCAAAGAGGAGGGTGTTGGGAGATGTACATCAGTACCAAGAGAAGGCTGGTGAAGGTGATAGGGAGGATCCTTGCTGTGGTAAACTGAACAGCCTGTTGCAAGTGCAGACTGTGGGAATGGAAGCACATGCTCTCCTTCAACACAAGAAACAGACCTGCTGTTGAAAGGATCCAAataggaaataataataattcagtGATCATCCTTCATACTGAGCCAAATGACACTTAAGGTGTCCCAGAGATACATTAAGAAAGACTATGGTTTATTGCCTGGTTTATTGCCTCTGtttgctcttcattttcttgctcGACTGCTTTGAGCAAACTTGAAACCTGCACTAACTTAGAGTTAAAACCTGCACTAACTTAGAGCCCGGCCAGGAAACATGCTCAAAGAGCTGGAGGCTCTGGTGGTCTTCATCAGGAAGTCTTGTGGCCCCTATAAATGAAGCAAGGCAGAAGATGAGGACAATTATGTATTGACTTGAGACATTTATAAACTACTATACAGAGGGGGTTTGGAATGTTTGACCACCAAGCTTTATTCACTGAAAGAGGATTATTTTCAAAGGATTTCAAAGGatgaaaaacaatttctgttgaaaattgTAGCTGGCCTCACACCTGGCTaggcaaatatatttttgctggTTTATACTGGATCTTATTGTCTCATATGCTCTATTCCTTGATACATTCCTATACAATGTAAATCTAtgttataacaaaaaaaaaaccccaaactaaaaCAGGAGTGTTAAGTTTTTGTCTCCTTTGctggctttttcttctcatgAAGTTTAAATGCCTGAATGACAAAATAGTATCAACAATATGTCAGTGATATGTCTAATTTGTAAACCAAATGTATAGATTACCATTTATTCATTTCTGTGGTCTGTGAAGCAggtttttcaaatttttttgtttcagttaatTATATCTGTCACTGCAAAGCAGCCATCAAGGATAGAAGTTTATAAAACTGATAAAATCTTTTCAACTCATGActtatttatctttttacttTGACTTTGGGTTActcttttttcattctgaatacATTTTTCCAAGGAAGATCAGTTGCTCTTGATGTTTGGAAGTACTGTAGTTCCAAGCAATAATACTGATAGGTGTGGACCGAGTAGGATACATGTAATTATATAATGTCTACGCAATGAAGTgtcttcagaaacaaaattatgatAGCATTTATTATGTAAGGCTATTTATCTATTGCAACCATATATCTCTATGAGAATATGCAGAGCAGACTTCACAAATTCTGTACAGTTCAAGCCTGCCCATGTTTGGAATCCTCACATCATGTGAAGGATCATGCAGATTACAAGGGCACCAAGGACTCTCTTAAACAACTAAGCTGAGTAAAACAGTATGTTTCCTATTTTCCCCTCCTTCATTTAGTGTGATGTGATATTTGATCTGTTCCGATTGCTCACTGCCTTTGACTTGGATAGTTCACTCACTCTTCCTCTACTCTCTGCTTGCATGTTCATGTCTTTATTGAGCTCTCTGTGagtgaatagatttttttttttaactctatgAGTCTTCTGGTAGATCAATAACTTAGAATCATACTAAAAGGAGTAAAGAACACACAGAATTGGTAATACATGTGAAGGtaaaaagaagtgggaaaaagCAGGACTGAGAATCATTTTGGTAGCAAATGGCTTACCTGATAGATGGGGTCACAGTCCTTGTATTTTGAAGTGCTTTGAAAAAGTGAAAGTCACTCTGAGATCAGTGAACTTGCACACAAATGGGTTTAAGAGCTTGATTCAACAAGCTCTGT
The genomic region above belongs to Sylvia atricapilla isolate bSylAtr1 chromosome Z, bSylAtr1.pri, whole genome shotgun sequence and contains:
- the LOC136374271 gene encoding LOW QUALITY PROTEIN: monocarboxylate transporter 13-like (The sequence of the model RefSeq protein was modified relative to this genomic sequence to represent the inferred CDS: inserted 1 base in 1 codon), translating into MQAKDSSPPDGGYGWVVVVSAFTVMGLSVAVLKTFGLFFVEIQKHFDELASTTSWITSVTIAVFHLGAPVASSLCVQYTHRTVVITGGLLAFSGMALGFFGLSMVWMYVTTGFLQGLGISFSWTPAISIVSHYFSKKRALANAIASAGECAFAFMFGPFFQWLISQYGWEGSLLIIGGIQLNICVCGVLMRPLENSCLLEANHYETETPPGNGASRRDKEDTSPIMHKTFNWMLVRRTEFVLYAIFGILAAMSFFVPPLFLVPLSYSLGIDESWTASLLSILAMVDFGGRLLCGWYANLHVTKTIHLLAMTITLISTSLMLLPLANNYLSLALFTGFYGFFFGTTVAIHITVLVDVVGMPEFDSALGLFMLIRSTGGFVGPPLAGLIVDMAGDYRAAFYMAGATLVLSAGLLIVLDQLQQRKXRRSKIRTKPEMSTLPYPSLEILKHQTRSIEEIMMLARL